In the Candidatus Methylomirabilota bacterium genome, one interval contains:
- the cobA gene encoding uroporphyrinogen-III C-methyltransferase yields the protein MNPGRVCLVGAGPGDPGLLTVRALERLREAEVVIYDRLVNPELLDEAPADALRIFAGKRVGSHCLPQAAINALLVHHANAGRFVVRLKGGDPFVFGRGGEEALALAKAGIPFEVVPGVSSAIAVPAYAGIPITHRGLASSFAVLTGHEDPSKDGDATDWKKLATAVDTLVILMAVGSFPRIVGALLAHGRPPETPVALIRWGTTEAQEVRVGTLADIVGRARGLEPPVVAVVGDVVSLRKQLAWSVEAATAISAR from the coding sequence GTGAACCCAGGGCGAGTTTGTCTCGTTGGCGCGGGTCCCGGCGATCCTGGGCTCCTCACCGTGCGCGCGCTCGAGCGGCTGAGAGAGGCGGAGGTCGTCATCTACGACCGTCTCGTCAACCCCGAGCTTCTGGATGAAGCTCCGGCCGACGCTCTCCGCATCTTCGCGGGCAAGCGCGTGGGCTCGCACTGTCTTCCCCAGGCGGCCATCAATGCCCTGCTCGTTCATCACGCCAACGCCGGGCGCTTCGTGGTCAGGCTCAAGGGTGGGGATCCGTTCGTCTTCGGGCGGGGCGGGGAGGAGGCGCTGGCGCTCGCGAAGGCCGGCATCCCCTTCGAGGTGGTGCCGGGCGTCAGCTCGGCCATCGCCGTCCCCGCCTATGCGGGGATTCCCATCACCCACCGCGGCCTGGCATCGTCCTTCGCCGTGCTCACGGGGCACGAGGATCCGTCCAAGGACGGCGATGCCACCGACTGGAAGAAGCTGGCGACGGCGGTCGACACCCTGGTGATCTTGATGGCCGTCGGCAGCTTCCCCCGCATCGTGGGCGCACTGCTCGCCCATGGCCGGCCGCCCGAGACGCCGGTGGCCCTGATCCGCTGGGGAACGACCGAGGCCCAGGAAGTGCGCGTGGGCACCCTGGCCGACATCGTCGGGCGCGCGCGCGGGCTCGAGCCCCCCGTGGTCGCCGTGGTCGGCGACGTCGTTTCCCTACGTAAGCAGCTCGCCTGGAGCGTCGAAGCGGCGACGGCAATCAGCGCGCGGTAG